Proteins from a single region of Palaemon carinicauda isolate YSFRI2023 chromosome 1, ASM3689809v2, whole genome shotgun sequence:
- the LOC137637858 gene encoding zinc finger BED domain-containing protein 5-like, with protein MSWKKFQLFFQEEDLQWENVCGVCTDGAPAMLGSKSGFQSRVKKLAPQAKGIHCIIHRYALASKTLPASLQEVLESVIKIVNYIKTKALNTRLFKELCKDMHVDHEVLLFYTAVRWLSKGNVINRVFKLKDEIKLFLETQERKDLVVHFEDEAWNKRVAYLADIFDQLNKLNLKLQGRETHVLLFQDSLRAFVSKLQNWRRKTNLGNIAMFEKLCGVMDESHIQLDQFLKDEIIKHLQSLEKEVKRYFPELSQEQEALVRNPFCTELDVSSIPDEIQDEYLDLRNDSSARDLFKVKSVTQFWCGMYQSYSKISMIALRVLVPFASTYLCEAGFSTLVNMKTKNRNRLDVGDDMRLALTNVRPRNSKPAAEMQHQTSH; from the coding sequence ATGTCATGgaaaaagtttcaactttttttccaAGAGGAAGATCTTCAATGGGAAAACGTGTGTGGGGTTTGTACGGATGGGGCACCGGCTATGCTGGGATCGAAATCAGGATTCCAATCGAGAGTGAAGAAGCTAGCACCTCAAGCAAAGGGCATCCACTGCATAATTCACCGATATGCTCTCGCCAGTAAGACTCTCCCTGCTTCTCTGCAGGAAGTGCTTGAATCTGTAatcaaaattgtaaattatatcaagACTAAAGCACTCAACACTCGCCTATTCAAAGAACTATGCAAAGACATGCATGTTGACCACGAAGTCCTTCTCTTCTACACAGCAGTACGTTGGTTGTCGAAAGGAAACGTTATTAATCGTGTCTTTaaactgaaagatgaaataaagCTATTCCTGGAGACTCAAGAAAGGAAAGATCTTGTTGTCCACTTCGAAGATGAAGCATGGAATAAAAGGGTTGCGTACCTAGCCGACATTTTTGACCAGCTGAACAAGCTCAATTTGAAGCTTCAAGGAAGGGAAACACATGTTCTCCTTTTTCAAGATAGTCTTCGGGCCTTTGTTTCCAAATTGCAAAACTGGCGTCGGAAAACCAATCTTGGAAACATTGCTATGTTTGAAAAACTTTGTGGAGTGATGGATGAGTCTCACATCCAACTGGATCAGTTCCTCAAGGATGAAATTATCAAACATCTTCAGTCTCTAGAAAAGGAAGTTAAGCGTTACTTCCCTGAGCTTTCACAGGAACAGGAGGCCCTGGTAAGGAACCCATTTTGTACTGAACTTGATGTATCCAGCATCCCAGATGAAATCCAAGATGAATATCTGGATCTAAGGAACGACTCATCAGCTCGTGATCTCTTCAAGGTGAAATCTGTGACTCAGTTCTGGTGCGGTATGTATCAGTCATACTCCAAAATCAGCATGATAGCTTTACGTGTCCTTGTTCCATTTGCTTCTACCTACTTGTGTGAAGCTGGATTTTCCACTCTTGtcaatatgaaaacaaagaatAGGAACAGATTGGATGTTGGAGATGACATGAGACTGGCTCTAACAAACGTTCGGCCACGAAATTCAAAGCCTGCTGCTGAAATGCAACATCAGACATCCCACTAG